A single genomic interval of Armigeres subalbatus isolate Guangzhou_Male chromosome 1, GZ_Asu_2, whole genome shotgun sequence harbors:
- the LOC134206113 gene encoding uncharacterized protein LOC134206113, with product MKVFRLEKSKVDPCLYFRIDGDKTTIDDSMIFTYNAKLKNALKSFLLNRFKMKDLGQAAFCMQLRITRDRKDGKLLVGQDPVSIPAEARIKLDKSMPPTTPDEALESKEVNNRRQLAVLLILRMQRGWILVLRSIKSANSMQIRDAAIGILSSA from the coding sequence ATGAAAGTGTTTAGGCTTGAGAAGTCCAAAGTAGATCCGTGCTTGTACTTCCGAATCGATGGTGACAAAACGACGATAGACGATTCAATGATTTTTACGTACAACGCCAAACTGAAGAATGCGTTGAAATCGTTTCTCCTCAATCGCTTCAAGATGAAGGATCTTGGTCAAGCAGCTTTTTGCATGCAACTGCGAATCACACGGGACCGCAAGGACGGTAAGCTGTTGGTCGGCCAAGATCCTGTTTCCATACCAGCGGAGGCGCGTATCAAGCTGGATAAATCAATGCCGCCAACAACGCCGGACGAAGCCCTGGAGAGTAAAGAAGTTAATAACAGGAGGCAGTTGGCTGTCTTACTTATCCTGCGCATGCAACGCGGCTGGATATTAGTTTTGCGGTCAATCAAATCAGCCAATTCAATGCAAATCCGGGACGCAGCCATTGGCATCTTATCAAGTGCATAA